In Natronomonas halophila, one DNA window encodes the following:
- a CDS encoding type II secretion system F family protein encodes MSLGTAGSSSSTSTLADLFYPLYNRLFDDDSDFVANVETKLAEARIPQTVEIYLSKSLAIGAIAGIGLWLLGTLLGWAIVTFIITEPPTIFGLPMPEPYLSVVNSLKIPFIIVISGLVFGSIGFGSGFGGMVAKPYLDSGARKREINVLLSDSVSFMYALSVGGLNQLEILEAMAKADDTYGEVAKEFQSIVLETQYFDTDYRTAVRNQAMQTPSDELGQFLTDMLSIINSGGDMEKFLEDQKEKHMRTSKQEQELVLETLELFGEMYMTLSLFPLLLIIILVIMSMLGPSKDMLLYGTVYGLIPLIGVGFLVMVSTVVQDEVGDGYLRPDEGEGFVDESESMFDLGLAEDYAGRYGIFDRIKSREGTYITMNVLKDPHLFFRDYPLAVLAITVPATIVAMVFSVMAGFAPTNVDGMMSEPIQGTFFWVFVPLYLNLLPLTIFHEWNVHSRNAITNKLSDNLRKLSSANDTGMTLLESLKVVADTSSGKLSEEFRVMYAKVNYGTSLKTALREFNNKYHIPRLARTMKLISKAQEASSQITQVLSTAAQASENQDDIEMDRKSRTRMQMVIIIMTYITLLGVMALLKVEFLDTMAGLTEQASGGGGGGGGGGAGEFGGGLDIDKLTMLFFHAVTLQGIISGLIAGYIRDVSIMAGLKFVVVLPTLALLVFMMV; translated from the coding sequence ATGAGCCTCGGGACGGCAGGTTCTTCGAGCAGTACCAGCACGCTCGCCGACCTGTTTTACCCGCTGTACAACCGCCTCTTCGACGACGACAGCGACTTCGTCGCCAACGTCGAGACCAAACTCGCCGAGGCCCGCATTCCCCAGACGGTCGAAATCTACCTGTCGAAATCCCTGGCTATCGGCGCCATCGCCGGCATCGGGCTGTGGCTGCTGGGGACGCTTCTGGGATGGGCCATCGTCACGTTCATCATCACCGAACCGCCGACGATATTCGGGTTGCCGATGCCCGAGCCGTATCTCTCCGTCGTCAACTCGCTGAAGATACCCTTCATCATCGTGATTTCCGGGCTGGTGTTCGGCTCCATCGGGTTCGGGTCCGGCTTCGGCGGGATGGTCGCCAAGCCGTATCTCGACTCGGGCGCCCGTAAACGCGAAATCAACGTCCTGCTGTCGGACTCGGTCTCCTTCATGTACGCGCTGTCGGTGGGGGGACTGAACCAACTGGAGATCCTCGAGGCGATGGCGAAGGCCGACGACACCTACGGCGAGGTGGCAAAGGAGTTCCAGTCCATCGTGCTGGAGACGCAGTATTTCGATACGGACTACCGGACGGCCGTCAGGAATCAGGCGATGCAGACGCCGTCGGACGAACTCGGGCAGTTCCTGACGGACATGCTCTCGATTATCAACTCCGGTGGTGACATGGAGAAGTTCCTCGAAGACCAGAAGGAAAAACACATGCGGACCTCCAAGCAGGAACAGGAACTCGTCCTCGAGACCCTGGAGCTGTTCGGGGAGATGTACATGACGCTGTCGCTGTTCCCGCTTCTGCTTATCATCATCCTCGTCATCATGTCGATGCTCGGGCCGTCGAAGGACATGCTGCTGTACGGCACCGTCTACGGCCTGATTCCGCTCATCGGGGTCGGTTTCCTCGTCATGGTCTCGACGGTCGTTCAGGACGAGGTCGGCGACGGCTACCTCCGCCCCGATGAGGGCGAAGGGTTCGTCGACGAATCCGAGTCGATGTTCGACCTCGGCCTCGCGGAGGATTACGCCGGCCGCTACGGGATTTTCGACCGCATCAAGTCCCGCGAGGGGACCTACATCACGATGAACGTCCTGAAGGACCCGCATCTGTTCTTCCGGGACTACCCGCTTGCGGTGTTGGCGATTACGGTCCCGGCGACCATCGTCGCGATGGTGTTTTCGGTGATGGCCGGGTTCGCGCCGACGAACGTCGATGGGATGATGAGCGAACCGATTCAGGGAACCTTCTTCTGGGTCTTCGTGCCGCTCTATCTCAACCTGCTGCCGCTGACGATCTTCCACGAGTGGAACGTCCACTCGCGGAACGCCATCACGAACAAACTCTCCGATAACCTCCGGAAACTCTCCAGCGCGAACGACACCGGGATGACGCTCTTGGAGTCGCTGAAGGTCGTCGCCGACACCTCCTCGGGGAAACTCTCCGAGGAGTTCCGCGTCATGTACGCGAAGGTCAACTACGGGACGAGCCTCAAGACGGCTCTCCGGGAGTTCAACAACAAATACCACATCCCACGCTTGGCCCGGACGATGAAACTCATCTCGAAGGCTCAGGAGGCCTCCAGTCAGATTACGCAGGTCCTATCGACCGCCGCACAGGCCTCCGAGAACCAGGACGACATCGAGATGGACCGGAAGTCCCGCACGCGGATGCAGATGGTCATCATCATCATGACCTACATCACGCTGCTCGGCGTGATGGCCCTGCTGAAAGTCGAGTTCCTCGACACGATGGCCGGCTTGACCGAGCAGGCCTCCGGCGGCGGTGGGGGCGGTGGTGGAGGCGGTGCCGGCGAGTTCGGTGGCGGACTCGACATCGATAAGCTGACGATGTTGTTCTTCCACGCCGTCACGCTGCAGGGTATCATCTCCGGACTGATCGCGGGCTATATCCGCGACGTGAGCATCATGGCCGGCCTGAAGTTCGTGGTCGTCCTGCCCACGCTCGCACTCCTCGTGTTCATGATGGTGTAG